In the Helianthus annuus cultivar XRQ/B chromosome 11, HanXRQr2.0-SUNRISE, whole genome shotgun sequence genome, one interval contains:
- the LOC110890483 gene encoding REF/SRPP-like protein At3g05500, with translation MAENNVPVTNQSEVEMEEQRLKYLQFVQMAALHALLYASKAYSYAKNNSGPLKPKVETIEGTLKTVVSPAYDKYHHVPVEVLKFVDRKVDETVDKFGNRVQPFVKQVSTKTKNLSAEVKTAGLAKTAYTKLEPTAKGLYTKYEPVAEQYAVSAWQSLNQLPLFPKVAKVVVPTAAYCSEKYNQTVQQTAEKGYKVSSYLPLVPTERIAKVFNPVEPVGTSGGEGVVVSH, from the exons ATGGCCGAAAACAATGTTCCTGTTACCAATCAATCAGAG GTTGAGATGGAAGAACAGAGGTTGAAGTACCTGCAATTTGTACAAATGGCAGCTCTCCATGCTCTTCTTTATGCTTCAAAAGCATATAGTTATGCCAAGAACAACTCCGGTCCACTCAAACCCAAGGTGGAGACGATAGAGGGTACCCTAAAGACCGTTGTCAGCCCTGCGTACGACAAGTACCATCACGTTCCTGTTGAGGTCCTAAAGTTTGTTGATCGTAAG GTAGATGAGACGGTTGACAAATTCGGCAATCGGGTGCAGCCTTTTGTGAAACAAGTGTCAACTAAAACCAAGAACTTGTCTGCAGAGGTTAAGACTGCTGGGCTGGCAAAAACCGCGTACACAAAGCTTGAGCCGACTGCTAAAGGACTCTACACAAAATACGAGCCGGTTGCTGAGCAATATGCTGTTTCGGCTTGGCAATCACTGAACCAGCTTCCACTCTTCCCTAAGGTGGCTAAGGTGGTGGTGCCAACAGCTGCTTACTGTTCAGAGAAGTACAACCAAACCGTGCAGCAAACAGCAGAGAAAGGGTACAAGGTTTCTTCGTATCTTCCGTTGGTGCCGACCGAAAGGATTGCTAAGGTGTTCAACCCTGTTGAGCCGGTGGGCACGAGTGGAGGTGAAGGGGTGGTTGTGTCACATTAG